In Plasmodium yoelii strain 17X genome assembly, chromosome: 6, one DNA window encodes the following:
- a CDS encoding PIR protein, which yields MDKDVCKKFHDVRKWFPDQLDDKKMYQFKDDTHFKKYCTGDRCDTDFDKINAGCLYFFDTFFKDILAFETAAKRNIYIVEYILIWLSYMLSLKSHEGITNLNDFYDKYIKDGDKYTNNIDYIVGYNGYKDLIDSYYFLLSVDTSIMSKLYDAFNTLCDMYNELYINNSNCAEYSEKANQFVEKCKGFNIDYNTSEEIPYLHVLLTLLDGYDNLKNKCRDFPSIPGAPNKNYEDISEVTSSSSIASKLIPILSILVAIAIFLGISYKYSLFGFRKRFQKQKLREKLKNIKKRMGH from the exons ATGGATAAGGacgtg tgtaaaaAGTTCCATGATGTAAGGAAATGGTTTCCTGATCAATTGGACGATAAGAAAATGTATCAATTTAAAGATGATACACATTTCAAAAAGTATTGTACTGGTGATAGGTGTGATACTGATTTCGACaaaattaatgctggatgtttatatttttttgatacaTTCTTTAAGGATATTTTGGCGTTTGAGACGGCTGCAAAAAGAAACATCTATATTGTTGAATACattttgatatggttaagttatatgttaagcCTAAAATCACATGAGGGAATCACCAAtctaaatgatttttatgataaatatataaaggaTGGTGATAAgtatactaataatatagattatATTGTTGGTTATAATGGAtataaggatcttatagatagctattattttcttttaagtGTGGATACGAGCATTATgtctaaattatatgatgcatttaataCATTATGTGACATGTATAATGAGCTTTATATAAACAACTCAAATTGCGCGGAATATTCCGAAAAAGCTAATcaatttgttgaaaaatgtaaaggattTAACATAGATTATAACACTTCTGAAGAGATCCCCTATTTGCATGTATTACTTACTTTATTAGATggttatgataatttaaaaaataaatgtagaGATTTCCCATCCATTCCAGGGGCACcaaacaaaaattatgaagATATTTCTGAAGTtacatcaagttcgtcgatagcaagcaaattaattccaattttatcgatattagttgcaatagcaatttttttaggaatttcttataag tattcgctatttggatttcggaaacgatttcaaaaacaaaaattaagagaaaagctaaaaaatataaagaagagaatggGTCATtaa